A region of the Peredibacter starrii genome:
TCATGCGCTTTGTTTCTAAATCGGATTTAGTCTGGGCATAAATCAGGGAGATCAACTGTTTTCGGCTGAGGCGATAATTAGCGATACTAAAAACCAGAAAGATCAGAATGAAAAAGACCACGTAGATATGAGAGTGATCCGCAGTCGCTATGTAAGTCAGAATTGCCATGATGGAAATAGAAATCACGTAAGAGTAATAAGAGTACTTATTTCCAATCATGGTGGTGGAAGAACTGGTCATGAAGGCGACCAGGATCAAAAGAGTAAAAATGACGTTCTGAGAATTGGCCCCATAATGAGAGTGAACATCATAAAAATGAAGTCCCCAACCAATTCCCAACCCGCCATAAACAAAAATATTGAAGAAGTGCAAAGGAACACTACCTTCTGACCACCTCTTGAAGAGCGGACCAGAAAGGATCAATCGAAAGACACAAGTCGTGATGATGATCAAGATTGTCACAATCCAGAGATCATCAACGATTAATTTTTCTCTTTGAATGAAGATGGAAGCCAGAGCGACAAGTAACGCAGGAAGGATACCTACACGACTGCGGTGTTTATGAAGCTCACATAATTTTTGTTCAACGGTTTTTTGTATATCCATATTGGGGAGCCATCAAGGCTCCCCAAAGATATTAATAAGAACGTTCTAAAGCAGCAATACGATCTTCAAGACTTGGGTGAGTTGAAAGGAAATTCATGAAACCTTTCTTAGAAGAAATTTTCATGGCCTTCATAGCGTCTTGAGAGTCATCCACCATATCAATTTTTTGTTGCAGGCGTCTTAATGCGGCAACCATTTTATGTTTACCTGCATACTTAGCGCCCCCTTGGTCTGCGCGAAACTCACGCATTCTAGAAACGTAAGCAACCACAAACATACCCAGGAATGAGAAAAGAATCTCACAAACCATAACAGTTAAATGGTAACCCATGCCGCTTGTTACTGGTCTGTCATCATCTCTGTCGCCACTCATCGCTTGTGACAAAGCGAAAGCAGCAACACGCGCGAAGAACATAACAAAGGCGTTCACTACACCCTGAACCAGGGCCATCGTTACCATATCGCCGTTTGCTACGTGAGCAACTTCGTGAGCGAGCACACCCTCAACTTCTTCAGTGTTCATCTGTTGAAGAAGACCAGTAGACACCGCCACAAGTGCGTTGTTTTTTGTAGGCCCAGTCGCGAAGGCGTTTACTTCTGGAGAATGATAAACACCTACTTCAGGCATTTTCTCGATACCAGCTTGTTTTGCCAGAAGGTGAACTTTACGAACAAGGTCACCATATTGAGAACGTTCATCAACGATCTCAACACCCATCATTCTCTTGGCCATGAATTTTGAAAGGAGAAGGGAAATCCCCGATCCAACAAAACCCCAAACCAAACAGAACACCATGAGGGCCTGATAGTTAATTCCCGATGCTGTGAGATAATTTCCAACGCCTAGAACCGAAAGGATAATAGACACAGAAACCATCACTAAAATGTTAGTGAGAACGAATAAGAAAATACGTTTAAACATTATGAAACTCCTAAATTGTTCCTTGGAACATTTTAAAGTTAATACTTTTTAATCGAACGTCAAGGTTAGTGAACCTAGAGTATTAGAATTATTAGCGCCCAGGCCTCTGCAAGTAGGCTTGTTTGCGGAGTTCGCCAGAGGGTAAAACAAAGAGGGCCTTCATGGATCGAATGGCCGAGTGAGTCACATTTAATTCCTTGTCGACTGACCTGCGGATTGTTACGCTTTGAGTCTCACGAATTATTAAAAGGACTTATCGCATGAAACATTGGATGTCGCTTGCACTTATGTTCGTATTTCTCCCACTTGCCTGGGCCACTCCAAATGAAGATCAGGTTCTGGAAGAAACTCTTTACCAAGATTTCAAACAACTTATTCATAACAACACCATTAACCAGAGATCAGGGCTAGTTGCTTTTGATCAGTCTTTGTTTGTGGATGCGCTTTGGGACGCTCTGGATGAAGGAGACCCGAATGCCAAGGACGTTTTGGATAGTGTGAAGACTTATCACTATGAACTAGTGGAGAAGCTTCGTGTGGCGATTTTAAGAATTAAGTATAGCCGTACGACAACTCTCCCGGCAGAACTAGTGAATGAACTGATTAATGTTCTTCGTACTCCGGAAGTTGAAATTAAACTCATTTACACTCTGGCCGCCTACGAGAAAGAAATCCTGACAGCGGGACACACTGATGTCGTTGAGCTTGCGAAAACTCACCCTGAGTATTTTGATATTGCAGAAGATGAAGTTCGCAGAAAAGAAATCACGGATGATCTCATTGAAGATCTTTTCCATAAGACTCCAGATGCAACGACTTATATGAACGGTGAGTATGTGAAGAGTGTAAAAATCTTCATGTTCTGTCGTGAGAACCGTTTGTATCCGTGTCTCATGGTCATGAGAAACATTCATGGTGAAGTCGTAAGAGAAGCTGACGGTTCAATCTGGAATCATCCGTCTCTCGCTTCTTCGGCCCATGGACTTCCGAGCTACACTCGTAACGGAAACACTCCAGCGGGTATCTTTACAATTGATTCAGTAATGCCGGCGGCCGATCAACAGATCTCGTTTGGTAAGTTCCGTCGTATGATGCTGAACTTTGTTCCGAAATCAAAAGACGAGGTTCTTTTTAAGTCTCTACTTCCGGCTTCATCTCATGATCAGGACTGGTGGAGAACTTCAACAGTTGCTCGTGACGCCGGAAGAAACCTGTTCCGTATTCATGGGACTGGGAAAATCAATAAGGATCCAACGACGCCTTACTTCCCTTTCATGAGAACCAGTGGCTGTATCGCTCAACGTGAGAACACCTACGGTACAATTACTTACAGAGATCAGCGCGAACTACTTGACGATATTATGAAAGCAATGGATCTTCGTCCTTCTTTCGAAAACGAAGTAAAAGTAAAAGGCATTCTTTATATCGTGGAAATCGATGATAAGGCAGCACCTGTGACAGCTGATGATCTTGCTCTTAGAGGCATCCTATGAAGTATTTAATTGTTCTTCTTTTTTCGGTGGCTGCATTTGCCGACGATCCTGAGATTTCAGTTCAGGGTAACTGTGAGATCAAGGTTACTCCTGATCGTGGGGCGATTACGTTCACGGCCGAGAATCAGGCACGTGATCAGAAAGATGCTGTTAAAAAGACGACAGAACAGATTAATCAGCTTAAGGAAGAAATTAAAAAATTAAACCTTGCTGACCTTGAACTTAAAAACACAAACTACAATGTGTTCCCGGTTCGTGAGTACGAGAAAGAAAAAATCGTAGATAAAGGCATTCGGGCCACTCTTTCGTTAGAAGTTACAACTTCTGAGATTGCCCGCATTGGCGAGGCGATGCAGTCTGCTGCGAAAGTTGGTGTGATTAACGTAGGGTCTCTTACGACCTTTCTCTCTTTAGAGAAGTCGCAGAAAGAATACTTAAAGTGCCTTGATATCGCGGCCGACGATGCAAAGGGCAAGGCCCAACAACTTGCTAAGAAGCTCGGCTTTAAACTTGGCGACGTTATTAAATTAAATGAAGTCCCGCAGATGCCTCAACCGGTTCCAGTCATGGAACGCGCGATGATGAAATCTATGGACGCAGCTCCTGCTCAGATTGAGCCAGGAACACAACAATATTCAACTAACATTCAGGTCACATTCAAAATTAAATGATTACGCAAAACCTTTCCCACTATCAACTCCTGGACTCTGGTCTGGGCCGTAAACTTGAAATTATCTCAGGTCTAAAAGTAAACCGTCCAAGCCCTCAGGCCATCTGGAAGCCCATGCTGAAAGATTCTGAGTGGAATCAGGTCACATCTAATGTGATCCGCACTAAAGATGGCGGTGGGAAATGGGAACACAAGAAAGAGCCTGCAGAGAATCTCTCTCTGCCTTTTACTATCGATGGGAAACAACTCTCTTTCCGTTTGAAATTCACTTCATTCGGGCATTGTGGAGTTTTCTTTGAGCAGATTCCGGTGTGGATGTGGCTCTATGAAGAAGTTAAATTTCTAAAACAAAAACTAGGTCGCGCTCCCAAGGTCGTGAACCTTTTTGGTTACACCGGATGTGCAAGTATCGTCATGGCCGCGGCCGGTGCTGAAGTTTTCCACGTGGACAGCTCTAAGGGTGTCCTTGATTGGGGGAAAGAGTCTCAGGCCCAAAGTAAGATCAAAGCGGACGCTATTCGCTGGGTCCAGGGTGATGCTCAGGAATTCATTCGTCACTCTTTTAAAAAGAACTTCATGTATGACGGAATCCTCGCCGATCCTCCTAGCTGGGGCCATGGTGTAAAAAAAGAAGTTTGGGATTTTGAAAAGCACATTCATCTTCTAGTGGATGGAATGCTGTCCGTGATTAATCGCGAGAACAGCTTCCTGTTCCTATCAAGTCATACCCACGGTGTTCAACCTGAGGCCCTGAGAAACCTCATTTGGGACAAGCGGTGGAAGGACATTGAGGCAAGTGAGCTGGGTGTAAGGCATCAAAACGACGCCCGCATTCTTCCGGCCGGTATTTATGCCGCCGCTCGAAGCTACCAGAAGTAGTTTCAAGAACTTAAGCACAATTAAAGCATTCTACTCAAGTATCCGATAAGCGAGACCATGAAGGTCTTAATTATCATTCTCTTGAGTGCGTTCTCTCTTCATACGTCAGCAAAAGATCGGGCCACGGTAGAGTCTTTGACCTCACTGATGGAAGAAACCCGCAATCCAGTCATCGATCAAAAAACACGACTGGAAAGTCTTCACTTCAGTCGCCGAATGATGGAGCAGCTCCTTTCAAAAGATGTTGGAGTTCCAGTTAAAGACCTCAATCGTTATTTCCTACAAAGTGCTACTGCTGTTCAATCACTCTACTCCGATGATTGGTATGATCTCCAAACAGAGTTCTACACGACTCTCCATCAAGAAATTTTTTATCAGCGCTTAGAAGCGATGAAGAAGAACTATAAAATCACTGAGTACGGAACTAACATTGCCACCAGCATGATTGGCCACTTGGGAGATTTTTCTCCTCGGGCGGAAGGGCGATTTTACATTCGCACCAACAAGGTCTCGGTCGGAGTGGTTCAAGGTAAATCACGCTCAAGTAATGTGCCCTTCTTTCTTATGTCCTCCAATATGAATGATCTTCTGGCCATGGACGCTCACACTCCCTTTGAAGAGTTGTTCCCGACTGCTAAGAATGAAACCACGACTAATCCGAGTCTTGATACTTTCATGAAGCACACGCCAATCACGACTCGTGCGCTTAATCAGGAACTCGCGGAGAAGATGCAGATCAATCACCGCATCGGAATTCGCGCGGCCGCCAATAGTGCCAAGACCATTGCGAGTATTTACTATCTCACGAATGAATTAAATCGAAGCCAGACGGAAAACAAGGTCGCTCGGTTTGTGAATGCGAACTGTGAAGGATGTACTCCTCGCGAGAAATCAGATTTCACCAAAGGTGCCATGACCTATGTGGATAACATGAGAAAAGTTATTCAGGTCGTGAGTACAGAGAACCTTGCAAAGAACTTTTGTTCTTCGCTTAAAAAGAACGGTTATATCTGGGACCTTGATAAGAGCAAACCTCACGCTCTTGAGATGATTGCGGACGGGCGAAATATTGTTCGTTACGTAAAACATAGAAAGCTCTCTAAGAAAAATCAGGAAATCCTCACCATGTCCATCATGGAACAAGATATGGGGATTCTCTTTTTGACTCGTTCTATGAATGAGATGAATAACTTTAATGAGCCCGCTGGAACAAACCTTCGCTGCGTACCTTCGACTCTAAAAAAAGACGCTGAACTCATTCGTCTGGCGATTAAAGAGGCCGAGGCCAATGTTGAAGAATACATGACTCGCGTGAATGTAAAGATCCTGAAAGCGCGCTATGACCGTCATGCCTCTCAAAGAGCACTGGAATATTTTATTCAAACCAATCAGGCCGCGACTGCTGAGGCATTGGTGCATTTCCCTCAAGGCATTAAGGATTTCGCGAAAGCTGTGATTGAAGTTGATAAAGACGTTAAACGTCGTGAGACCACAGATAACGTCATCACCTGGGGTGGTAATATTATCGGTGTGGGTCTTATTCTCACTGGTATCGGTGCACCCGAAGGTGCCGCGGTCCTGATCGCCACGGCAGGAGTGGTAAAAAGTGTCAGCTCGGGAACTTACTTTGCCATTCGCTCTCAGCAAGAAAAGAAATTTGCCCGTGAGATTTTGCTTGCGAAAAAAGGTACTGAGGATTTTTTAATCGAGGCCAATTTAAGAAAGCACTACTCTGAATACATGAAACTCAAGGTTCAATATATTAAAGAGTTTGCATCAACCGGTATTAGCTTTTTCCAACTACAAAAAACCGCTCTCGCTGCCACTGGCGGAAGTGTTGAGGAGTCCCACAAACTTCTTCACAAAGTTTTTGATGCAGCAAAAAGCCAGGGCCAGGACATGGCCCAGGAAAAGATATCTGAAATGGTGATTCAGTTTGCTTTAAATATGCGCTAGAGACCCTGACGGAACCATTCAGTCAGAATGGCGGTCGTGGCATTGGAAACGTTTAAGCTTTCCACTTCGCCGGTACCAGGAATCGAAAGAAGCTTATTCATCTTCTTCATCATAGAGTTTGAAAGACCCTCGCCTTCCGCACCCAGGAAAAGAATCGCTTTTTCAGGAAATTCAAAATCAAAAATCGACTCTCCATCATGAGATGAAGTGGCGAGTGTTTTAAAATTGTTTCTCTTCGCCAGATCCAGAACATGGGCCCAGTCAGTCACTTGAATGGCCGGAACAACTTCTGCTCCACCTTCCGCCGTTCTCATGGCAGCACCGGAATTTGCAACCGGTACCTTCGCTTCATAAATAATTCCGCTGATTCCAAAGTGAGCAGCAGAACGCATGATCGCACCCAAATTATGCGGATTAGAAACTTCTTCCAGGGCCAGGATCAGAGTTCGGTAAGGGTTCGCGTGAAGGAGTGTTTTAAGCTCCGGAAGCTCTTTATTCTTCACGATGAGGCAAATCCCCTCATGGTGAGTGGCCTTAGTAATCCCCTCAATTTCATCATTATTCACAATATGGTAAGCGAGCTTTTGATCGGCCAGAAATTTCATGAGGTCTTTGTATAAGAACACTCCATCCTGGTTTACATAGGCCCTAACGATGTCTTCGCGACGTTTTTCAAATACTTTAAGGCAGGCATTGCGGCCATAGACCTTGGTTTCTTGGTTTTTTTTAGCATGTTTCATAATGCGCTCTTTTAACATAAGGGGCCCTTGGTGTATAGAAGACCCATGACAGTTTACACAGGTTATTTGGCCATTCATAAATTTGAGGCGGAGCTCGAGCGCGAGCTGGAGATTCGTGGTCTGAAAGTGGCCATGAAGAAAGATCGTTTATACCTGGTTGAGGGCAATCACCCTCAGCTCATTTGGGCCCAAATGACGGCCTTTGATCTGGAGTTCATTAATATCACGTCGATTAACGACGGAGCTAAGAAGCTTAAGGCCCTTGGTCGCAACTGGGGTCTCTTTACGGTGGGTCACCACCGTCGTGCTCAATTGATCCAGGACGAGCTTCCGAAAATCAATAAAAAGCCCATTCCTTTTCGTCACGCCTTACCGTCGATGCCGATGGGGTTCTGGACCCTGTGGGGGCCGGATCAAATGCTTGCCACTCAGAAGACCTCTTCGCCCTTTGCTTTGGGTGAGATGGATTTTCAGGAAGACAAGGAAATGCCTCCTTCTCGGGCCTATTTGAAGCTCTGGGAGTTCTTCACGGTGTACGCGCCTGAGGCGATTCATGGTGGAGTTTCAATTGACGTGGGATCTTGCCCTGGCGGTTGGACTTGGGTTCTTCGCACATTGGAATTTGATAAAGTGTATTCCGTGGATAAAGCACCGATTGAAAAACGTATTATGGATTTGGGCCGCATTGATTTCAGACAGGAAAGTGCCTTTGGTCTTGATCCAAAGAACTTCGAAGAAATCGATTGGTTCTGCTCAGATATTATTTGTTATCCAGAGAGATTATTAAATCTTGTGAACCGCTTCCGTGAAGCGGGCAAGGTGAAAAACTTTGTTTGTACTATTAAGTATCAAGCGGAAACTGACTGGGAGAATACTCTGAAGTTTTTGGAGATTCCTGGTTCTCGCATTGTTCACCTTCATCACAATAAACACGAAGTGACGTGGTTTTTGAAAGGAGCTAACTCGTGAAATACTTTTCCTTTGATAAAACACAACGTTTAAAACTCACTCGTGATTTAACCAAGCATATTAAGCGAGGAAACCCTTGGGTATTTTCAGATGCCGTTGAAAAGATCAAGGCACCGGAAGGTACATACGTTCTTCTTGTAAGTCACAAGAACGAAGTTCTGGCCCATGGTTTCTACTCTCCCAATATTAATCTTTCGTTTCGTATGCTCACTCTGGGCGATAAGAAATTTAACGACGCCATGGTGGAAAAACGTTTCCGTCAGGCGATTGAAAATAAAAAGCACCTCTTGTCTCAGGAGAATAAATGCTTTCGCCTTTTAAACGGTGAAGGCGATGAGCTTCCTGGCATGGTGGCCGATTTCTATGATGGGGTTCTGGTATTAAAGCTTGATGGAGCTGCCGCCGAGGCCTTCTGGAAAAAAGAAGCGGTCGCTGAATTCTTCATGCAACAAACTGATCTTCCGGTAAAGTGCGTTTACTTCAAACGTAAGAACCGTGAAGAAGAAAAGGGTCTTATCCTTGCTGGTGAATGCGATAACCTAACTGATCTCGAATTCCTCGAGCACGGTGTGAAGTTCCGCACAAACATCATCGATGCCGCCAAGACTGGTTTCTTTTTAGATCAGCGTGAAAACCGAAATTTCATCCGTTCCGTTTCAAAAGATAAGTCACTCTTAAATCTCTTTGGTTATACCGGCGGATTTTCGATTTATGCCGGTCTTGGTGGTGCCTCTAAGGTTACTACTGTCGACATCGCTCCGAACGCTATTAAGGCCTCTGAGGTGAATTGGCAGATCAACCTCCTGTCACCTGAGAAGCACGAAGCTCTGTGCGAAGACGCTTTTGAATTCGTAGCGGAAGCTCAGAAGGCAAAGCGCCAATGGGACATCGTAATCACTGATCCTCCTAGCTTTGCTCCAAATCAAAAGGCGGTTGAATCGGCACGTGAGGCATATACGAAGATATTCGCCGATTCACTGCGCCTCGTGAAAGACGGCGGCTTCTTTGCTGCTTCAAGTTGTTCGGGCCACATTAGCTTTGAGTCTTTCCTCGAGATCGTTCAAGAGGCCCTTTCAAAGTCCCGTCGCCGCGGAAAAGTGCTTTTAATTAAGGGTCAGCCGGAAGATCATCCCTTCCCTTTCGCTTTGCCTGAAATGCGTTATCTGAAGTTTGTTTATCTTCAGGTTTTTCAGGATTAATAAAGCTGCGGGTTTTAAACCTTCAATGTAATCATGGTCTCCCTCAAAGGAGACCTCATGAAAATCCTCTTCCTGGTTTTCACCTTCCTTGCTCTCATGCTCACTGGCCATGCTCAAAAACAAACTTCGCAGTACACCTGCCAGGCCTCACACAAACACTCTGAAGTGGGTTTTGTGATGGACATTGGCGCCACTCGCACAGTTAATGTCGGCGGCTGGGACCTTAAAATCAGTATCGAGCGAGTCAATAAAATGATCGAGGTCTCAGTTTCCCGCGCGGTAAATGTCTTGGATGCAACTTATCGCCGAGAGGCCAAGCGCAGTTATCCAACAACTGCTCGCACTCTCCCGGTAGAGTTAGTGCACGATTTCGGTGGCAAACAGGACGTATTTAACGTTATCTGCTTTCCTCGTTAATACCTGAGTGTGGCGTGCTTTAAGAACATGGTACTTCTCATTTTAAGGAGTGCCCATTGGGCCACCACTGCCGATACAATCCACATCACGTGATAAGAAATTGATTCACCTGTCAGATCGAGTGAAATATTGGTCAACATCAGCCCACTCCAAAGAATGGCCGGAAGAAAGATAAGTGAAAACTTATAACGGTTCCAAACCCACCAAAGCTCTTCGCCCTTCATTCCAATGAAGGCCACCATGAGTCCGGCAGATAAGAAGAGAGATCCACAAAAGGCCGCACAGGCCCAATCACCAATCATACGCACCATATGAGTGATGCCGTGACCATCCACTAGTCCTAGTCCAAATTGCGGACACACCGACATTGAAAACAATGCCCCTAAAAGCTGGAAGCCCAAGAACTTAGCAATAATAGATTTCGCGTGGAAGCTTAAGAGAATGTCTTTCTTTGCCAGAGACTTTAAATGCTCCGGGACACTTTCTTTTCCAGTCATAAATTCTAAAAATTCTTTATTCATAGAGTTTGTTCCTTAAACCTCTAAGTGTTCTAGATAGACGTTGGCGAAGGTTCGCTTGTGACAACCCAGTTTCCATTTCTAATTCTTCGTAACTAAATCCCTCAAGATAGTACTTACGAACCAAATCTTGAGATTCCTTTGGAAGAGTCTCCAGGAGTTCTTCCAGACCATCATCTTTGAGGTCCTGATGATAGATTTTTTCAATCAATTCATCCTGGAACTCTTGTTTATTAAGCCTTCCTAACGATCGATACTCATCAATCAATAAGTGCTTCATCATAACAAAGAACCACGGTGCAAATGGCTGATCCTGATAGAGATGTCTCTTCTCATGGAGCTGCCGCCAGACCTTTTGATAAAAGTCTTCTGACTCCGAAGTTCGCAAACGTTTTCTGATGAACCCGTAAACCATAGGGGAGTATTTTTCATAAAGTTGCCCGAAGGCCACTTCACTCCCCTTTACGTATTCGCGCATCAGCTGTTCATCAGTTTTCATAGACCCCTATTGTCTCACATTAATTTTGGGAGAACAAAGGCGTAAAACGCGCCGATAAGATTAATCACCAAGGTGACGTAGAAGAGCGGCTTCGACCAATTCTTGGTATTTTGACAGTCTTCTTTCTTATCAATGGGACAGACTTGTTTCTCTGCGTATTTTTGTCCAGCAAAGGACACCGCAAGCATGAAAAAGCTCAGTCCAAAAACCAGTTCTTTATTTTCAGAGAGCCAAATGAGTTGCGGGAACTCGCCCAAAAAACTCGCTAGACTTGCTCCGAAACCTAAAAGCACCAACGTCGATGGAATCGCACAACAAATGAGCGTTCCAAAAGACGAGAACAAGCTTAGGTAGCTTATAATTTTATTTTCTTTCGATCGAAGCAACATTGTATCCTGCCTCTGTAATTAGTTTTGTGATCGTCTCATTTGAAACATCCTGGTCACCTGTTTCAAATTTTACAAATTTATTTGATAGGTCCACATTTAAATTTTTTACTCCAAGGCCAGAAAATTTCTTTTGAATTCCCTGAGCACACATGGAACAAACCATACCATTTACTTTTACATTTATTTCCGTAGCCATAACGTTCATTGCTCCTAACATTAAAAATACTGCTAATAATTTCTTCATATGCCCCCTAATAATGAACCATGAGATTTAGCATCCAGTCGCCGCGGGTCGAGGATCCAATTTCCCATAATACATTCTGATAAAAAAATCTAAGCATCGGCGTGATCATGACGGTTTCATTTAAGTCATCAATGACCATCCCTTGCACCATGAACCAAGTCTGAAGACTGTTAAAGTCCGCAATCGCCGGAGAAAATCCCACACGTGCTTGGGTCATGGATAAATCTGAAAACTGATAGTACTTCAATGCTGTGTAAAGGACGCGGGTCTCCCAGTCGGCCTCAGCACCAACTACATAATCTCCAAAGGTCCCACGAGGCTGCCATTCCTGATCTCGAACACCCACGCCACCATGGACATAAAGATTGGCCTGGTAATCTTCGCCATTAGCACGCCAAAGAAGATGATTCAGTTTTAAAAAACCCATTTCAGTGTTCGCCTTCTCCTGAGAGAAGCGCCAATGATCTACTCCAATGGCAAATTTATTGGTGAAGGAATACATGACATAGTTATTCGAGTAATCCTTCATATTGGATGAGCTTATGGCCCAGCCATCCTTATAAATCACCGGATGGGCGAAACTTTTAAATGAGAACAACAGAGCTGCAAATGTGATTAGCTTTTTCATGCACTCTATAACGGTGGGGGCCTCCTTTTTGTGACAGCTACTTTCGCCAGCGAAAGTATTTTTTTTAATACTTGACCATTCCGTATCTTTTCCGTATTGTTTCTAGCATGAGACTAAATCATGTTGCAAATAAAATTTTACTAAGTGACACAAAAAAATTGGCGGGTGCTGAAAGAGAAGCAACTGTAAAAGTGCTTCATCATTTGAAAGAAATAGATAAAAGAAAGCTTTATTGCGATTTGAAGTATTCCTCTCTATTCGCCTATTGTGTCCATGAATTAGGTTATTCAGAAGGAGCGGCCCAAAGAAGAATCGTCGCCGCCCGAGCTATTGCTGAGATGCCAGAGATTGAAAAGAAAATCGAAAACGGAAGCTTGAATCTAACTAATATTTCATTAGTGAATCAATTTATTGAAGATCCTATTCAAAAGCGTGAAGTCTTTAAAGAAGTAGAGAATCTAACTAAGAATGAATGCGAACAAAAACTATTTGAAATAACAGGTAAGGAAGCAAAACCTAAAGACAAAAAGAAGCGCGTATCAAAAGACAAAATCCAAGTTGCGTTTGTACTTAAAGATGAGACCCTGGCCTTGGTGGACAAGCTCAAAAATCTTATCGGCAGAGAAATGGAAATGGATGAACTCGTCCAATTTATGGCGAAGAAGGCCATAGAAGCGGTCGAAAAAACAAAGTTCAAACAAACAAAACCTCGCAAATCACTTCCGCCAGCGAAAGTAGGAAGAGTCATTTCTGCATCGGTAAAACGGGAAGTGTATACGAGAGATAAGAAATGCACGAACTGTGGATCAACTCGTAATCTTAATTATGATCATATTCTCCCCTACTCGATGGGAGGGCCAAATACCAAAGAGAATTTGAGATTATTGTGCTCTCCTTGCAATCAAAGAGCGAGGATTAAGGCGGGACTTTTGGCCCCGCCCGGGAAACTACATGTCTACAAGTAAATCGTAAGAGTAATTTGAAGTGCGAGATAAACAAGCATCATCAGCACTTGTTACAGAAATTGTTTTAGAGAACTTAGGTAGGATCGCTTTGAAAATCGCAACGTTCAGACCACATGATGGATTACGACGGTTACCAGTGATTGTCATGCGACGAGCTTCATCGCGGCCAGTAGGTGCTGGAACATCGAACTCCGCAACGATGCGAACTGGGCCCTGCATCCAAATATCGATGCCGCCAGAGCAAGTTACATCGATGTTTGTGGCACCAAGAGTTTTAAGGTGCTTGATGGTTTGAGATTCAGCGTAAGTACAAGCATAGAATGAGCGTCCCCAGGACTCCATTCCAGCATAGGAGATAAAAGCACGTTCAGAAGCGAAAGAAGATAAAGAAAATACCAGGGCCGCGAAAGTGAGAAGCAATTTCATAGAACCTCCAGTTGAGTTTATCGACTAGTGTGTTCTAGCAAGTTTCTTAAAGTTAAGCCACACCTGAGATTTTAAGAAATCGAGATCCAAGTGAAGACATTCGGCAGCACGAAGAAAGATATCGTGAATGTCGAGGTGCTTCTGAGAATCCGTTTCTAGGAATAAGTTTTGAAGAGGAACAGAAGGCAGGAGTTCTCGCACTTGCGGAGAATTATCCAGAGATAAACCAAAGGAGAAATAACATTGAGAATGTAAGCGTAAAAAA
Encoded here:
- a CDS encoding heavy-metal-associated domain-containing protein, which codes for MKKLLAVFLMLGAMNVMATEINVKVNGMVCSMCAQGIQKKFSGLGVKNLNVDLSNKFVKFETGDQDVSNETITKLITEAGYNVASIERK
- a CDS encoding HNH endonuclease; this translates as MRLNHVANKILLSDTKKLAGAEREATVKVLHHLKEIDKRKLYCDLKYSSLFAYCVHELGYSEGAAQRRIVAARAIAEMPEIEKKIENGSLNLTNISLVNQFIEDPIQKREVFKEVENLTKNECEQKLFEITGKEAKPKDKKKRVSKDKIQVAFVLKDETLALVDKLKNLIGREMEMDELVQFMAKKAIEAVEKTKFKQTKPRKSLPPAKVGRVISASVKREVYTRDKKCTNCGSTRNLNYDHILPYSMGGPNTKENLRLLCSPCNQRARIKAGLLAPPGKLHVYK